In Lolium rigidum isolate FL_2022 chromosome 3, APGP_CSIRO_Lrig_0.1, whole genome shotgun sequence, the genomic window GAGAGGGACAAGTATTGAAGTATGATCGTACATGGAAATGGCAACAAGCATGTGAGAATTGAAGAGGATGCCACAAGTGAAGATTTCAGAACTTTAAACCTACCATAATGATGATTAAAGACTTGGACGAAATATTCAATTTTACACTTCATATTTTCGTCCAAAGTGTTATATGGTGATGCGTCACGTTTATTTTGGGTCATACCCATGTCAAATTCGCagcaattaagtcagccactttttagagtgtgCACTGAAGGAGCATCTAGTGGTACGGTTTGGCCACCATACATATGGCTGGTCGAAACTCTCACCCTTTGCTCCTTCAATATCCTCATAGTCGTCACTTTTAGATTCGGATTTTGATTATATTAAAAtttacttttatacatttttttgAGGCCTACGCCAAGAACAGTTcgaaatcccaccttttcaataaaggttTCATCTTTATCCGTAATATCTTGATTGCAATATGAGTTCTTGTTCTTGATTTTAGGTAGGAATTAAGATCCTCGCTGGTTAGGCTGATCGTGCACCTGCAAGATCACTAACTCCCGGAGAttatcctagcgattgcattaacGCATGTACTTTGCATGTATAGTCCAGATCGTTAAGCACGAGCTCCACCAACAAATTGACTTATGTTTATCTCATTGAAATATCGGACGCCTCTGCCCTATCAGTAGAAGATCATTAAGTATCTTAATTTCTTCAACTTATTTAACATCATATTATTTTCTTACTTGTGATAATCAGTGACGTCTTTACAAGAACTAAGAAACATACTCTCGTAGGATATCCTATTAGGAGCATCTGTTGAAGTGTGACCCTTGTTTTCGCATAAAGTTCCAAAGAATTATTTCTTTTAGAAAGTTTAACTTTGATATTATCTGTATTCTTAAGCCTTAAGTGTGTATAGGAGCAAGCAAGCATGGCCAATACAACTTGGGCTAGGAGCGTCTCCTACCACAACATCTATATTTCCTTTACCACATTTCGTACGATGTGTTTTTTAACCTTTCAATTTTATTTTCCTCCTTGGTAGGTTTAAGATTTCCAAATAAACTAATTAGCACATACTTCCTCCATGTGGAAATGTAAGACGTTTTAGTCACTTTATAGGGTCACTTCattttatttgtatctagtctatttttagtgtGTAGTTCTAGTCTACTtgaaaaacatcttatattttcaCACGAAGGGATCGAGTAGCCACCATAATCAGAATTTACATCATAATTTGAGGCTGAATTGCTTGCGATCTAGACCAAGCGTAAACGTTTAAGGAGTTTCTCCGTGCGCATCATAAGATCGGTGACCGACATCTCAGCGGTCAACTCCGAGGCGGATTTAGCTAAGCATAGTTGGATAATGGATACTAATACTAGTTATGTCATATATTGTCTTGTGGTGAACTATGTTGTCTGTAGATATACGTGGTGGCTCTAGAGAAATCTGCCTCGCTCCACCTGCTCAACAAAAGGGCCAAGGGCACGGTTCGCCTGCACGTACACGCGTATACGCGGGCTCACCGGCCAGAACCCGACttcgagtttttttttttaaaaccgAGTTCCCGTCTCTCATCGCCATCGCCTCGCCTCCCCACTCTTTCTTCCGTTCGTGCCgtcgaacgcacgcacgcacgcgctcGCCACGCCCTCACTGCTCTTTACTTAACCCACAAGCTCCCAACGCAATTTTGTTCAATTTTGttcctcatctcctcccacacctCTCCCTTCATTTACGCGCCACGACCGTCGTCCCCCATTTCCCCCGGAGTGAGCTCCATCAGCTCAGCTCTATCCCCACTCCCGCCGGAAACCCCTCTCCGCCTCTCACCTCCCACGACCACCTCGCACCAAGATCTCAAGCTACGCCACGAGCTTCATGCTGTCCTAGCGCGCCCTCCCACCGCCCAATTAAAACCTCCTTCTTTTTATGGAGTTCACGCGCAGGCGGCGCGTGTACAATGCCGCCGTCCCCAGCGCCTGCTTcctgctcttcctcctcctcctcctcgccgcctccctcctcccctcATCCTCTCGCCACCACTCCTCCCCCGCCACAAATCACGTCCTCAAGTTGACGTCCTCCGCGCCCCCGTCCACGTCCCCTTCCtccggcaagaacgagccgggCAACTGCGAGGACCTGGAGGCCCTCGACGGCGCGGAGGCCAAGTGCGCCTACATCCTCTCGCACACGCCCTGCGCGCCGGCGGGGTACGTCGACTACCTCCGCCTCTTCTACTGCGGCTtcggcgccgcgccgcccgccgtcggCTACGCGGCCTTCCTGCTCTGGCTCGTCGTCCTCTTCTACCTCCTCGGCGATACCGCCTCCGAGTACTTCTGCGCCTCCCTCGAGGGCCTCTCCGCCGCGCTGCGCCTCCCGCCCGCCGTCGCGGGCGTCACGCTCCTCTCGCTCGGCAACGGCGCGCCCGACGTCTTCGCCAGCGTCGTCTCCttcgccgccggcgacggcggggacggcggcggcgtgggcctcAACAGCGCGCTCGGCGGCGCGCTCTTCGTGTCCACCGTCGTCGCCGGCGTCGTCgcgctcgcctccgccgccggctcCCGCGGCGGGGCCGTGGTGGAGCTGAGCGGGTTCGTCCGCGACCTCTGCTTCCTCTTCTTCGCGCTCTGCTTCCTCGTGGCGGTCCTCGCCACCGGCACGGTCACCGTCTGGGTCGCCGCGGCCTTCGTCTCCCTCTACGCCGCCTACGTCCTCCTCGTCTGGACCTCCCAGTGCTGCGCCGGCGCCGACCCGGGCAAGCCGGACCTCGCCGAGCCGCTCCTCCTCGACGACAACGACGCCCCGACCCTGCCGTCCCACTCCGCCAAGCCGACGGACCCATCGAAAAAATCACGCCTTCAGCACATCCTGCACGCGCTCACCATGCCGCTGTACCTGCCGCGGCGCCTGACCATCCCGGACATCGCGGGGCACCGCTGGCACAAGCCCTCCGCCGTGGCATCCGTCGCGCTGGCGCCGGTCCTGGTCGCCACGACCTTCACCTCGCGCAGCCCGGCGGCGGCCTCGCTGGACCACGGCCACGGCGTCGGCATCCTCCTCGCCAGCGCCTTCCTGGGCCTCCTCCTGGCGGCCCTCGCCGCGTCCACCACGGACGCCAACTCCGCGCCCCGCAGCCGGCGTCACCGCGTGCCGTGGCTCGCCGCGGGGTTCCTGATGAGCGTGCTCTGGGCCTACACGCTGGCGCGGGAGCTGGTGGCGCTGCTCGTGGCCATCGGGTACATGGTGGGCGTGGACTCGGGCGTGCTGGGCGTCACGGTGCTGGCGTGGGGGGACTCGCTGGGCGACCTCGTCTCCAACGTCGCCATGGCCACGCACGGCGGGCCCGGCGGCGCGCAGACGGCCGTGTCGGCCTGCTACGCCGGCCCGCTCTTCAACACGGTGGTGGGGCTCGGGCTGTCGCTCACGCTGGCGGCGGGCGCGCAGTACCCGGCGCCCTTCACGATCCCGGCGGACGGGGCGGTGTACGAGACGGTGGCGTTCCTCTTCGCCGGGCTGGCGTGGGCGCTGCTGGTGGTTCCGGCGAGGGGGATGCGGCTGGGCCGGCTGTACGGGGTCGGGCTCATCGTCATCTACCTCTGCTTCTTCGGCACCCGCGTCCTCAACAGCCTCGGCCTATGGTAGCAGCGAGCCACGCAGCAAGCGTCAGCGTGAACACACACACGAtgcttctgctgctgctgctctgctcCCCGTCCGTCAATGGCGGCCGGCCACTGATTGTACGTAGAAGCGCTAGCGGAtcggaggaggatgatgatgatgatacgtAGATAGATCAGATGATGTACAGTAGTAGTAGCGGAATTTAGCCATGTAATTGTTCATTGTTTTGGTTGGCATCCCATCAAGTTAGTTTCCCTCCAGTACAACAACTACAGTGAAATGAACACATGCTGGCCCTTCTTTCACCGTAGCCGTATCAATCCGGGATTTGATTGCGCGAGCCAAGTTAGCTCCATGTTGCGATCCAACAGCAACTGATTGTCCAGTTCGTGGACCACGCTTGTTTCCGCCGATGCTTCGAAAACATGTGGGTGCGCCATCCATCACCTGTAAACGACATAGCATCTATGATGACGAGGTACGACGGTTCGCTCTCATGATTGTCGTGCTCTAGACAAGCCCATTTTGCTCTACTGATGTCTCTGTGTAGGGCTAGTATGGTTGCTCGCACCCATTTTCGGCTTCTCAAAACTTGGCTGAAACTTGTGCGGAAATGCAATCTCTAATTCATTTTCTGTCGTTTGTACTAacgactccctctgatccataataagtgttaaagattttatgctgatctagtaTAAAGTTCGCACTAAGTTATCGACATTTACTTTGAATCGGATCAAGCGAATAACTAGTTTGGTTTCTACTATTTTCTTCTTCCCTGCATGAGGTGACTTGAAGTACGATGTGTCGTAGTCAGAGATATTGATGTGTTGGATATACAACCAGCAAAGATGATCTTCCTCCGAGCTAGGGGCGGACCCAGAACAAGAAAAACCCGGGGTCACTCTAGTTTCGTACCTAGATTTGGGGGTGTCACACACTAGAAATGAATAAAATTTACTAAGAAATACAATTTCAACCCGGTGTCCTATGACACCTGGTAGCATAACCTAGGTCTGCCCCTGCTTCGAGCGTAAAGGCTTGTTGATAAAATCGGTGTCTTTGGGGTTATCCTAATTGGGAACTGAGTTAGTTCTTGGTTATATATGAGACATGGAAGAAGTCAATACTCTACAAGAAGTGCAAATTGAACCAACCTTGATTTGCGCAAAGTACTCCATCACGTGTGATGTTCTCTCCTCTGCCCAACACACATTCTCAAGCCATTTGAGCCGGAGGATCTGAACCCACCTTCCTCTTCAATGCCTCAAATGGTTGTAAATCCGTTCCTTGACGACTCGGCGCCCGAAGGTCTCGAAAAGGCCTCTGAAACAGTTTGAATGACCTTCAGCATAAACTCTTTATCTATTGGgacccattcttgatgaactgatGGACCCTGTTGAGGACGGAGGTGGACATAGCACCGCTTATAGATATCAAAGCGGCACCGCCAGCGTTACTAAGTTAGCCTACAACTCGGTGAGTTTTACTTCCCCTATATCACAAATCAAAGTACCAGAGTACAAAAATATTGGTAAGCATGCAACTTACAATCAAACTGCTCAGGAAGCTAGCACATCTAACATTCTAACAAGGTCTGTGAAGATGAACAATGCAACACCGTTAAGTTGGTTAAGTGCTCTACGTTGCGTGGCACCATCTATGAGTGAAATGCTAGCACAAGAAGAAGAATTATACATTTTAGAACCAACCATCGAACTATCGTCCTTATACTATCGTCCTTATACTTGGACCACACAACAATGAAGATCAGAAAAATCATTGATCTACATCTTCCGCATGCTACATCATGAAACAAGAATTGCCTAAAATGGGAAGGGGTAGAAACCCGGTTGGAAAAAACATCACGAAACAAAAGTTGCAAAATTTAACAGATCTAAGCTACCATATGGAATCAGATCTAAGCGATCACACGTCTAGGGTTCAATGTTACTCACACAGCTTTGATCATCGGACGAGGAAGATGACATGTCCgcgaggtggaggaagaagactTTCCACGACGGTACTCCACCGGCGAGAGTAGATGGTGTCGCTTACCTGCTTGTCAGTGAAGAATCTTTCAGGAAAGAGAAGCTCGAATGGGAGAAAATAATGGCAAGGGATTTGGCGGTGAGACGGAGCGGTGCGGATAAGTGGTGTGAATCGGTGGCAGGTGACCTAATGTCTCCCGCCAAATTTTCACGGATGCACGTGAGCGCTTGCCATCTCTCCATCACACGAGCTCGATATGACATTTCCCCCAACGAGCGTGTGGAGAGGTTGTCTTACTGAAAATGTTCACATCGAGCATGCATCCTCATACAGAGTCTAGACCAGTTTAAAAAGCATGGGTTGGAAAAAAAAATTCGTATAGATAATCAAACTAGCGGGTTTCTTCTTTTGTAGATACAACCCGGCGAGCAACTCCTAACGCTTTTGTTGCCGACTAGGTAGCTAATCCTTGGggattggtcatgtcattaggatCTCCCGTATTAGCAACGTCGCCGGCAATATCTAGGACGACAGAAGACGGCATCTGTGGTGTTGGTAGACTAATCGACGAACGTTATTCGTCTCGCTCATTTTGGGCCAATTCGGTCCCCTTGTCCTTGGTCATAAGCTAAACCCGGGCATTCCTCTAAACAAGACTTGCCATTTCGCACCACATATAAAGGAAAGAAGTCTAGATAACCTCTTAGTTTCAGATTTGGGACGTTTAGCCCCCTCAGGTTTGAAGTGGAGCACATAACCCCCTCAAGTATGATTTACCGGTTAAATTACCCCCTTGGAAACCAGATAGCTGTTTTAAGCTGATTTGGACAGTGGTTTTGGCCACGTAGATTATTACGTTTAAGAGATGGGGCAGGAAAGTCTCCCCTTCCGCGTCTCTCGCCTGTATCGACTGCGcgttcgaggaggacgacgacggctaGCGCGGCGGCCTGGCAGCGGTGTCGCGGGCTCGGGGCAGCCTGCAGGTGTGGCCCAACACCGGTGTTTGCCGGAGGATGCGTCGGCGCTCGCGCTCGGGGAACGCCGGCGGCGTGGAGCCGCCCTGATCGCCTGCTTCGTCAGGGATGCGCACCGGGCGGTGGTGAACGCCGCCTTCACCAGGGACACACACAAAGGCGAGGCCTTGTCCGTTTTGATTCTATCGATGGAGCAGGTCTGAGAATCAGCACGATATCCGTCTGGGATGCTGCAGGCGCACCGAACGCGACGCATACCATATTCCTTGAACAGATTCAATCAAAAAGCTCCAAACTCCAAAACAGTACTAAAGAACTGTAAAAAAGTAAGCCTTTTAAGTCGCACGCGGTAATCTAAACTCGAAATCAGTACCTATTGTCCCACAAAATCGGCAGAGAATCGAGCAGTACTGACACTAAAACCTGCCCCAGATCCAATCCCCCGATTTGCATCCCAAATCGACCCGTCCTCTTCCAGGCCGTCCGTCCGTCCTAAGTTCTCTCCACAGAATGATGGAAAGGGTTAGCTATTCTGGCGAGGAAGGAGCGCGAACCCACACTGATTCGAGGACCGCCTGCGAATCATCCGATTCAGCCGCCGATCATGGGAGAGACGAGCGGAGCAGCGCGGAAGAGAGACGAGCGGAGGGGAAGAGCAGAGACGAGTAGAGCGACGACCAGTAAAGGAAGCGGTTCGACGGCGACCAGACCACGACCAGGTGACAACTCACCCAAGCGTTGTCTACACGTGGACCAATACCGCCCTCTAAAACAGCCATTAGCCTCCAAAACTGCCTAGAGGGGGTAATTTAAACGGTATGTCATACTTGAGGGGGTTATGTGCTCCACTTCAAACCTGAGGGGGTTAAACGTTCCAAATCTGAAACATAAGGGGTTATCTAGACTTCTTTCCATATAAAGTTAGGTCGCAGAAGTTTTCGAGTTTCCAGACCGAAACGTTTTGCTCCGTCTTTCTCGggcgattagggtttccctgcgcCGCCACGAGATGACGGGAGTAGCATGAATTCTCAGCCAACTCGGCGGCCGGAGAGTTCGGATCCAAGACCGTCAGCGGTTCCAGTACCGACAGGCGGAAGGTCTCCTCGGGGCTCACGACCGGGAGGGACCAAGGTTGACTCGGAACACACCAATATACCTCCAGGCGGGAGGGAAGATCCTGCGCAGAACCGTTCGACATCACCAATGGCGTCGGCGGGAGCGGACAACAGCGTTCCGAGGGCAGAAGAGCGTCGGGAGGGCAACTCCGGCGATCCGCACGTGAATTCGCACCGGATGGCATCTGATGGGGAGGAAGAAGAGATCCTGGAGGAGGTTGACTGGGTTCGGCCAGTGGAAATCGAGGACGATGGGGAGGATGAAGACGATCTGGACGCCGCTGCGGGTAGGTGGACCGCGCTCGCGCGATATGTCTCACGCCGCCGGTATAGTGCTCGTACCATGTTCGATGAACTGGGATCCGTTTGGCGAACGGAGCACAAGATGACGTACAAAGACCTTGGGGATAACCTGTTTCAGCTAGATTTTCATGGTGAGGCGGATTACCAATTCGTTATCAAAGGAGGAACCTGGCATCATCGGCACGATGCTCTGATCGTCGTTCCGTTCGGACGGGATGTTTCCGCGGCAGAGGCCCGGCCTCTAGCTTTCCCTATCTGGATTAGGGTTTATGATCTGCCAAGGaagctaatgacgaggaagaaagGCACAGCTTTGCTGGAACAGCTGGGAGAGGTTCTGGAGGTGGACACCGATGATGGTGAGCAAGCAAGTGGCCCTTTCTTGAGAGTTCGTCTGTGCTGGCCAATTCGGCAGCCTCTGGTGTATACGCTGCCTGTCTCTAGGCACGATAAAGTGACATGACATAACATCCGATATGAGAGAGTGCCAAATTTCTGCTTCTATTGTGGTCGCATTGGCCATGCTCGCAAAGAGTGCAAGCTCGAGGTTGTACCCCACCCTGGCCGGCGATATGGACCAGAACTGAGGATCTCGCCTTTTAAGAAGTTCGATGCTCGTCGGTTCACGGTGAAGGGCAGAAAGCCACCTGCTGCCCGTAAGTTCTTTGATGATGGGGATGAGAGCAGCGCTGGTCGTACGGACCGCTCGCCGGGCTTCAGCTCCCCAGCTGCTTCGCGCGTTCAATCCTCGGAGCGCTCTCGGAAACATCAGCGAGTGCCTCCGCCAGCACATGTTGCAGAAGAGGGTGATCGCATGCAGGATAATAATGCAGCGGATAAATCAGCCCAGGAGGAGCTTGCGCGGGATTTAAAGGATAGACTGAGAGTTCATGTGTCACCGGTGAAGAGTGCACCTATTCCTAACAGGGGGACTGCTCAGGCATCGGAACGGGTAGCTAAAATGCAAGAGGCCACTGGAAATCTGAAGCGGACGTTTGATGGGGTCCGTGAATTGAGGAAACAGTGGGAGGATATGGCTGCTAAAAATAAAGCAGTACCACCAAAGAGTAAACATTCAGAGGAGGCGACGGAACAGGAGCCGTCGGTAAACTCTCCATCAGTCAAGCCTTCTGGGGCTGCGAAGGAAGCTGCTCCTTCAGCCCATCACACGGAGTCCAAGCGTTTTTGCGAGGTTACCGGAGTTAATTATCGGATCTATCAAAACCGGAGGGGAACGGTAAATCAATTAAGGATCCGTGAGCCCTTTGGCAATAGGGGAGGAGCGGAGTTACGTGCAAATAGCCTGCTGGGGAAAAGAGCGGCTGAGTTCGAGATGACCCATGCCCATGAACAGGAGGAGTCTAGTTTCGAGATTCTTCTTGAGCCAAAGCGGCTCAGAAGGGAGGAGGCATCAACAGCGAACAATGAGAACATGTCGGGTCCTCATGACGAGGCCCGACATGAGCAATGAGTATCATAGGCTGGAACTGTCGGGGGGCGGGGCAATCCCCGACAGTTCAAGAGCTTGTCTGCCTAGTGCAGACGCATCACCCCAGTCTCGTGTTTCTGTGCAAGACTAGGCAACATCCTGACCGTGTGCGTAACCTGCGATACCGTCTGGGGATGAAAGGCTGCTTTGCTGTTAAAGGTGATGGTTATGGTGGAGGTTTGGCTCTTTTCCACTCCGAGGACGTGGTGGTTGATTTGCTTTCCTACAGCCACCGCCATATCGATGTTCATATTCAGGGTGGGCCGTTTGGGGCCAGGTGGAGGGGGACCTTTGTGTATGGTGAACCAAAACCATCCGAGCGACACCACATGTGGACTTTGTTGCGCAGGATCAAATCGGAATCCTCTGAACCATGGTTGCTGCTTGGTGATTTCAACGAGGCGATGTGGCAGGCTGAACACTTCTCTAATACGAAGTGGTCTGAGCGCCAGATGCAAGATTTCCGAAGTGTGCTATCTTTTTGTGATGTATATGATCTGGGTTTCACTGGAGTTCCGTGGACGTTTGACAATAAACAGAAGGGAGTCCGTAATGTCAAGGTCCGACTTGACCGAGCGGTGGCGTCACCAGCTTGGGCGCTGCGTTTTCCTGATGCCAGAGTGCACCATTTGGTTTCATCGCGCTCGGATCACTGTCCGCTCCTGGTGTCCCTGGTCCAGGATCGGGAGACGCAACGGAAACCACCTATCAGGCGATATGAAATCATGTGGGAGCGGGAGCCGACGCTTGCGGCAACTGTCGAGGAAGCATGGTCACGGCGTGTTGGGGTACGTGACCTGGGAGACATATGTTCTTCGCTCCGCACCGTCATGGGCTCCCTGTATGATTGGCGAAAGCAATATTTCAAGCCTGTGTCAAAGGAGATCGAAAGGAAGCGGAAGAAGCTGGAAGGCCTGCTGCTGTTATCGGATGAGGACAGTGTGCGTGCTCGGCAACAACTCCAGTGCGAGATGGATGAGCTTCTATATAGAGAAGAGTTGATGTGGTTGCAACGCTCACGAGTGGCTTGGCTGCGTGAGGGCGATAGGAACACTCGGTATTTCCACCGGAAGGCGTCATGGCGAAGGAAGAAAAACCGTATCCTTAAATTACGTCGGGAGGATGGCTCATGGACTGATGATCCTGAGGAGATGGGAGCCAGGACGACCTCCTTCTTCCAGCAGCTTTATACCAGGGAGGATGATGTTGATCCATCGGACCTGCTAGAACTTTTTCCACGTCACGTCACTGCTGATATGAACGATTCCTTGTGTGCCCCTTTTTCAGAAAAGGAGATTAGTGACGCTTTGTTTCAGATCGGCCCTTTGAAGGCTCCAGGACCCGATGGTTTTCCTGCGCGGTTCCTGCAGCGAAACTGGGGCCTCCTCAAAGACGACATTGTCAAGGCCGTACAGGAGTTCTTCAGTTCTGGGACACTGCCTGAGGAAGTCAATGAGACAGCAATTGTACTTATCCCTAAAAAGGACAACCCTGAGGAGCTCAAGGATTTCCGGCCTATAAGCTTATGCAACGTTGTATTTAAAATCATCTCCAAATGCTTGGTGAACCGTCTCCGGCCTCTTCTCCAGGACATTATCTCTCTGATGCAGAGTGCGTTCATCCCAGGCAGGCTTATTACCGATAATGCCTTCATGGCCTTCGAGTGTTTTCATGCAATTCAGAGCAACTCAAAAGAGCGGTCGAAATTCTGTGCTTATAAGTTGGATATGGCTAAGGCTTATGACCGCGTGGATTGGCGCTTTTTGGAAGGTGTAATGACGAAACTGGGCTTTCATAGTACATGGATACGGTGGATTATGCAGTGTGTTACCACCGTGCGGTATTCGGTTCGTCTCAATGGACATGCGCTGGACACCTTCACGCCTACACGCGGGCTACGCCAAGGCGATCCTCTCTCACCATATTTGTTCTTGTTTGTCGCTGATGGCCTCTCTCGTCTGGTGCAGCGGGAGGTGGAGCTTGGACGTTTAAATGATCTCAAAATCTGCCGGCGTGCACCGGGCATGTCGCATCTTCTCTTTGCGGACGATAGCCTCCTCTTCTTTGAGGGGTCGGTCCAACAAGCCAGGGTCGTGAAGGACATTCTTGATCATTATGAGAAGGCCACGGGACAGCTTGTTAGCTTGGGTAAGTGCTCAATCATGTATGGTCGCCAAGTCTCTGTGCACGTGCAAGAGGAAATCAAGCAAATTTTACACTATGAACGGAGAGCTTTGAAGAAAAGTACCTTGGCCTCCCTGTTCCCGAAGGCCAAATGCGTAAAGGGAAATTTAAAACCCTCAAGGAGCGTTTCCAGAAGCGGCTGAGTGATTGGGTGGAGAAATATTTATCAAGTGGAGGGAAGGAGGTTCTAataaaagccatactgcaagcccTGCCTGTTTATACCATGAGTGTGTTCCAATTCCCTGTTGGCCTAGTGGAAGAACTGAACCAGCTGATCCGAGATTTTCATTGGGGTGATGAACATGAACGGAGACGCATGCATTGGCTCTCTTGGGACAAGCTGACCCAACCCAAACTGAGTGGTGGTATGGGCTTTCGTGATTTCCGAGTATACAACCAGGCTCTTCTCGCTCGACAGTCCTGGCGACTATTGCAATATCCGGACAGTCCTTGTGCACGTCTTCTTAAGGCGAAATATTACCCATCGGGCCACCTTCTTGACACTGCGTTTATCCAGGATGTCTCGGCAACCTGGAAGGGTGTCATGCACGGGTTGGAGCTACTGAAACAGGGGGCCATCTGGCGGATCGGCTCAGGCTCCATGGTGAAAATCTGGCGGGATAATTGGCTACCGAGGGCTGGGCATATGAAGTTATCAGGGATGAAGCAACGGTGCAGACTGAAATGGGTCTCCCAGTTTATTGACCCGACGACAAACACATGGGATGAAGCTACTATTCGGGAATATTGCCTTCCGAACGATGTAGATGCTATACTTCAGCTTAAATTGCCCCAGCGGCGGACGGACGACTTCGTGGCATGGCTCCCAGAGGCTTCCGGTTTGTTTACTGTATGCAGCGCATATCGGCTgggcattgatggcgtgtatttcacacgttcgttgggcaaccccaagaggaacgtatgatgagcacaacagcaagttttccctcagaaagaaaccaaggtttatcgaaccaggaggagccaagaagcacgttg contains:
- the LOC124700091 gene encoding cation/calcium exchanger 1-like, translated to MEFTRRRRVYNAAVPSACFLLFLLLLLAASLLPSSSRHHSSPATNHVLKLTSSAPPSTSPSSGKNEPGNCEDLEALDGAEAKCAYILSHTPCAPAGYVDYLRLFYCGFGAAPPAVGYAAFLLWLVVLFYLLGDTASEYFCASLEGLSAALRLPPAVAGVTLLSLGNGAPDVFASVVSFAAGDGGDGGGVGLNSALGGALFVSTVVAGVVALASAAGSRGGAVVELSGFVRDLCFLFFALCFLVAVLATGTVTVWVAAAFVSLYAAYVLLVWTSQCCAGADPGKPDLAEPLLLDDNDAPTLPSHSAKPTDPSKKSRLQHILHALTMPLYLPRRLTIPDIAGHRWHKPSAVASVALAPVLVATTFTSRSPAAASLDHGHGVGILLASAFLGLLLAALAASTTDANSAPRSRRHRVPWLAAGFLMSVLWAYTLARELVALLVAIGYMVGVDSGVLGVTVLAWGDSLGDLVSNVAMATHGGPGGAQTAVSACYAGPLFNTVVGLGLSLTLAAGAQYPAPFTIPADGAVYETVAFLFAGLAWALLVVPARGMRLGRLYGVGLIVIYLCFFGTRVLNSLGLW